A part of Streptomyces sp. NBC_01451 genomic DNA contains:
- a CDS encoding NAD(P)/FAD-dependent oxidoreductase produces the protein MATTPSPSDAPITGRHRVAVIGGGSAGISVAARLRRAGVTDITLVEPSDTHWYQPLWTLVGGGQAPLRTTHRPEGSVVPDGVRWIRRRALAVDPDARTVTLSGGAELTYEYLVLAPGLQLDWDGVPGLAEAVGHDRVSSNYAPEYAPRTWELIKQTRSGTAVFTHPATPLKCGGAPQKIAYLAADHWRRRKVLDGIRVILVIPEPAMFKVPAWSQVLEKVAARYGIEVRLRSEMTAVDGDDRTVTVTDHANGTKETIGYDLLHAVPPQSAPDWIKTGPLADPTSPQGFVAADRHTLRHPTYGDVFALGDVANLPTSKTGAAVRKQAPVVAGNLLDAMNGRAASHRYDGYTSCPLVTARDRMLLAEFDYDLSPTPSFPLLDPFKERRTMWLFKRYGLPPVYWRGMLTGRL, from the coding sequence TTGGCCACCACCCCCTCACCCTCCGACGCACCGATCACCGGCCGACACCGCGTCGCCGTCATCGGCGGCGGCAGCGCCGGCATCAGCGTCGCCGCCCGCCTGCGCCGCGCCGGTGTCACCGACATCACCCTGGTCGAACCGTCCGACACCCACTGGTACCAGCCGCTGTGGACCCTGGTCGGCGGCGGTCAAGCGCCCCTGCGCACGACACACCGCCCCGAGGGGTCGGTCGTACCCGACGGGGTGCGGTGGATCCGCCGCCGCGCCCTGGCCGTCGACCCCGACGCGCGCACGGTGACCCTGTCCGGCGGCGCCGAACTCACCTACGAGTACCTGGTCCTGGCGCCCGGTCTCCAGCTCGACTGGGACGGCGTTCCGGGCCTGGCCGAGGCGGTCGGACATGACCGGGTGAGCAGCAACTACGCGCCCGAGTACGCCCCGCGCACCTGGGAGCTGATCAAGCAGACGCGCTCCGGCACGGCCGTCTTCACCCATCCGGCCACCCCGTTGAAGTGCGGCGGCGCTCCGCAGAAGATCGCCTACCTGGCCGCCGACCACTGGCGCAGGCGGAAGGTCCTGGACGGCATCCGCGTCATCCTGGTGATCCCCGAGCCGGCGATGTTCAAGGTGCCCGCCTGGTCACAGGTACTGGAGAAGGTGGCCGCCAGGTACGGCATCGAGGTGCGGCTGCGCTCGGAGATGACCGCCGTCGACGGCGACGACCGGACGGTGACCGTCACGGACCACGCGAACGGCACGAAGGAGACCATCGGCTACGACCTCCTGCACGCGGTGCCTCCGCAGAGCGCCCCCGACTGGATCAAGACCGGTCCGCTCGCCGACCCGACCAGCCCCCAGGGGTTCGTCGCCGCCGACAGACACACCCTGCGGCACCCGACGTACGGCGACGTCTTCGCGCTCGGGGACGTGGCGAACCTGCCCACCTCGAAGACCGGTGCGGCCGTGCGCAAGCAGGCACCGGTCGTGGCCGGCAACCTGCTCGACGCCATGAACGGCCGTGCGGCGTCGCACCGGTACGACGGCTACACGTCCTGCCCGCTGGTGACCGCCCGCGACCGGATGCTGCTCGCCGAGTTCGACTACGACCTCAGCCCCACACCCTCGTTCCCGCTGCTCGACCCCTTCAAGGAGCGGCGCACGATGTGGCTGTTCAAGCGGTACGGACTGCCGCCCGTGTACTGGCGCGGCATGCTCACCGGCCGCCTCTGA
- a CDS encoding rhodanese-like domain-containing protein codes for MARETTQEAFAAAWADGGLVIDVREPDEYAAGHVPGARLMPMHSVSARCGELPTDETVFVICAGGNRSRTAADRMNSRGIDAHSVTGGTGAWARAGHPIEAGHHEHAT; via the coding sequence GTGGCTCGCGAAACAACACAGGAGGCGTTCGCCGCGGCCTGGGCCGACGGCGGGCTCGTGATCGACGTACGGGAGCCGGACGAGTACGCGGCCGGGCACGTACCGGGCGCGCGGCTGATGCCGATGCACTCCGTGTCGGCCCGATGCGGTGAACTGCCGACAGACGAGACGGTGTTCGTGATCTGCGCCGGCGGCAACCGCAGCAGGACCGCCGCCGACCGGATGAACTCCCGTGGCATCGACGCCCACTCCGTGACCGGCGGCACCGGCGCCTGGGCCCGGGCGGGACACCCGATCGAAGCCGGGCACCACGAGCACGCAACCTGA